The sequence TGGCGTTCCCTGTTCCCATTTTAATCTCTTCGACTGTTTTTTGAAGACTTTCCTCGTTACGGCTTGAGACTACAACGTTAGCTCCTCTCTGGGCAAACTCTAAAGCCGTAGCTTTCCCTAGACCTTTACTTCCGGCGGTCACAATAACCGTTTTTCCATTAAATCCCTCACTCATGACAAATTCCTCCCTTATAGCTTCTCCTTTAAATCTACTACTTTATTGACTAATTTTTCAAACTACAACCTCTTCTCCATTGATATCCTCGTATTTGAATAACCCTTTTTCTATATAAACGGTTAGCTGCTTCATTTTTTCCAAATACACTTAGGCCCATAGATTCTACGCCTTGTTCCCCATATATTAAATGTAAAGCCAAATTCAGCTATCTTACCTACTCAGATTACTTGGCAGTTCAACTTTATTTGAGGCTTTTCCGATAGATCTAGCTACTATAAAAGCTATCACGAAACCTATGAATGTTACGAAAAGTACGGCTGGAATATATAAATAATCAGGCCATTCCTTGAAAAATGGACGATATTTTAGATAAAAATAGTTTCCATCTATTATAGGATTTAGAAAATACACAAAAAGGAAATAAGCTAGAAAGATAGCATATGTTCTCAAAAGGCCTTTCCACTTTGGTCTCCAGCCATAAGCAATGTAGCCAAAATAAGGGAGCAAAATGGTCACCATATGATTGATTACAAATGAAATTCCGATCACGTGATAGACAGGGTAAACACGTTGAGGGTAAAGAAAGGAACCATACGCAAAAAGCCCCATATAGAAAAGAAGATCAAGAGCTATTTTGTTTTTGGTGATTAAAAAGTAAATTCCTAACAAGGATGCAATACGACAGATATGTAAAGGCAATGATTCCGAGACGTTAAAGCCCGTCTCAAAAACATACCAAGAATAGAGTAAAACCTGTTGAAGAATGGA comes from Bacillaceae bacterium S4-13-56 and encodes:
- a CDS encoding TIGR02206 family membrane protein, with amino-acid sequence MISWWSEEAEYIQVFGLHHFIYIGLMVTALVILLIKREQIRENADKIANVILVVSILQQVLLYSWYVFETGFNVSESLPLHICRIASLLGIYFLITKNKIALDLLFYMGLFAYGSFLYPQRVYPVYHVIGISFVINHMVTILLPYFGYIAYGWRPKWKGLLRTYAIFLAYFLFVYFLNPIIDGNYFYLKYRPFFKEWPDYLYIPAVLFVTFIGFVIAFIVARSIGKASNKVELPSNLSR